The Coffea arabica cultivar ET-39 chromosome 1e, Coffea Arabica ET-39 HiFi, whole genome shotgun sequence genome has a window encoding:
- the LOC113688174 gene encoding phytoene synthase 2, chloroplastic-like isoform X2, which yields MFLEEAYERCKKICAEYAKTFYLGTRLMTEERQKAIWAIYVWCRRTDDLVDGPNAVYLSSEALDRWEERTEDIFNGRPYDMLDAALTDTVYKFPLDIKPLKDMIEGMRLDTWKSRYANFEELYQYCYCVAGTVGLMSVPVMGIAPESHLSSQSIYDAALSLGIGNQLTNILRDVGEDAQRGRVYLPQDELAQFGLCDDDIFSRKVTDGWREFMKKQIRRARFYFNQAEEGASQLDKASRWPVWSCLIIYRKILDAIEENAYDNLTKRAYVGKAKKLLTLPQAYTRALSMSNLAFQSNLSCEKHITGGQ from the exons ATGTTTCTTGAAGAAGCATATGAACGATGCAAGAAAATCTGCGCAGAATACGCCAAAACATTCTATTTAG GGACAAGACTAATGACAGAGGAGAGACAGAAAGCAATATGGGCTATCTATG TCTGGTGCAGGAGGACAGATGATCTGGTTGATGGCCCCAATGCTGTCTACTTAAGCTCTGAGGCTCTTGATAGATGGGAAGAGAGAACAGAAGACATCTTCAATGGACGCCCCTATGATATGCTGGATGCTGCACTTACTGATACTGTATACAAGTTCCCTTTGGACATCAAG CCTTTGAAGGACATGATAGAGGGAATGAGACTGGACACATGGAAAAGTCGGTATGCAAATTTTGAGGAGCTCTACCAGTATTGCTACTGTGTAGCTGGGACTGTTGGTCTAATGAGTGTCCCAGTAATGGGGATTGCACCAGAATCCCATTTATCTTCTCAAAGCATCTATGATGCAGCACTTTCTTTGGGCATAGGCAATCAACTGACAAACATACTCAGAGATGTTGGAGAAGA TGCTCAGAGAGGGAGAGTTTATCTTCCGCAAGACGAACTCGCACAGTTTGGATTATGTGATGATGATATCTTCTCAAGAAAGGTCACAGATGGATGGAGAGAGTTCATGAAAAAACAGATTCGACGCGCAAGGTTCTACTTCAATCAGGCTGAGGAAGGAGCTTCACAGCTTGACAAGGCTAGCCGTTGGCCG GTCTGGTCATGCTTGATAATATACCGCAAGATCTTGGATGCAATAGAGGAAAATGCTTATGATAATTTGACAAAGAGAGCTTATGTAGGGAAGGCTAAGAAGCTTCTGACATTACCTCAAGCTTATACTAGAGCTCTATCAATGTCCAATTTGGCCTTCCAATCAAATCTTTCATGTGAAAAACACATAACTGGAGGTCAATAA
- the LOC113688174 gene encoding phytoene synthase 2, chloroplastic-like isoform X1 produces the protein MCAASFSFPAKPSVKGGNGNFLPYRYRKGTVRAEVLIADRKRGERILPELTIQGIPHSDHHIHEIVRRQSQTSSFSRKDALRRPQFHPMFLEEAYERCKKICAEYAKTFYLGTRLMTEERQKAIWAIYVWCRRTDDLVDGPNAVYLSSEALDRWEERTEDIFNGRPYDMLDAALTDTVYKFPLDIKPLKDMIEGMRLDTWKSRYANFEELYQYCYCVAGTVGLMSVPVMGIAPESHLSSQSIYDAALSLGIGNQLTNILRDVGEDAQRGRVYLPQDELAQFGLCDDDIFSRKVTDGWREFMKKQIRRARFYFNQAEEGASQLDKASRWPVWSCLIIYRKILDAIEENAYDNLTKRAYVGKAKKLLTLPQAYTRALSMSNLAFQSNLSCEKHITGGQ, from the exons ATGTGTGCtgcatcattttcttttccggCTAAACCTTCTGTAAAAGGTGGCAATGGCAATTTCTTGCCCTACAGATACAGAAAAGGAACCGTAAGAGCAGAAGTGCTGATAGCTGATCGCAAGAGGGGTGAACGCATCCTTCCAGAACTGACAATTCAAGGAATTCCTCACAGTGATCACCATATACATGAGATTGTCCGGAGGCAATCGCAAACAAGTAGCTTTTCAAGAAAGGATGCTCTCAGAAGACCTCAGTTCCACCCTATGTTTCTTGAAGAAGCATATGAACGATGCAAGAAAATCTGCGCAGAATACGCCAAAACATTCTATTTAG GGACAAGACTAATGACAGAGGAGAGACAGAAAGCAATATGGGCTATCTATG TCTGGTGCAGGAGGACAGATGATCTGGTTGATGGCCCCAATGCTGTCTACTTAAGCTCTGAGGCTCTTGATAGATGGGAAGAGAGAACAGAAGACATCTTCAATGGACGCCCCTATGATATGCTGGATGCTGCACTTACTGATACTGTATACAAGTTCCCTTTGGACATCAAG CCTTTGAAGGACATGATAGAGGGAATGAGACTGGACACATGGAAAAGTCGGTATGCAAATTTTGAGGAGCTCTACCAGTATTGCTACTGTGTAGCTGGGACTGTTGGTCTAATGAGTGTCCCAGTAATGGGGATTGCACCAGAATCCCATTTATCTTCTCAAAGCATCTATGATGCAGCACTTTCTTTGGGCATAGGCAATCAACTGACAAACATACTCAGAGATGTTGGAGAAGA TGCTCAGAGAGGGAGAGTTTATCTTCCGCAAGACGAACTCGCACAGTTTGGATTATGTGATGATGATATCTTCTCAAGAAAGGTCACAGATGGATGGAGAGAGTTCATGAAAAAACAGATTCGACGCGCAAGGTTCTACTTCAATCAGGCTGAGGAAGGAGCTTCACAGCTTGACAAGGCTAGCCGTTGGCCG GTCTGGTCATGCTTGATAATATACCGCAAGATCTTGGATGCAATAGAGGAAAATGCTTATGATAATTTGACAAAGAGAGCTTATGTAGGGAAGGCTAAGAAGCTTCTGACATTACCTCAAGCTTATACTAGAGCTCTATCAATGTCCAATTTGGCCTTCCAATCAAATCTTTCATGTGAAAAACACATAACTGGAGGTCAATAA